Genomic window (Dyadobacter fanqingshengii):
GAATGATCACACGATGACTTTGCCCTGATCCAACCGAAGCGTTTTGGTCACGCAGCTTGGAATTTCATGAGGGTAATGCGAAACGTAGATCAATGTGCGCTCCGGCGTGTCGCAAATTGCATCGACGACAGCTTTGAAATACGCTATGGCATCCGCATCCAATCCCTGACAAGGTTCGTCCAGAATCAATAAAGGCGGATTTTTGACCAATGCCCTGGCCAGCAAAACCATGCGCTGCTGACCTTTGGAGAGCTCTGAGAACTTCTTTTCAATCAAATGGGCTACATGCAGGAGCGCCGCTACTTCATGCACTCTTTCTGTTTGCTGTTCTGTTAACTTCTTGAAAAAAACTCCGGTTGCATCGAAAAAACCGGAAGCAATGGTTTTGAAAACGCTGGTTTCTCGGGGGAAATAAAGGTGCAATTCAGGAGAAACGTGGCCTATTTTCTGTTTAATATCCCAAATCGAAGCGCCCGTTCCGCCTCTTTTTTTATCAAATAAATCGTAATCATTGGCAAAACGTTGCGGATTATCGGCTGTGATAATGCTCAGCAATGTTGACTTCCCTGAGCCGTTCGGGCCGGAAAGCGCCCATTTTTCGCCTTTGGCAATTTTCCAGTTTACATTTTCTAAGATAGGCTGATCATGATAACGCACATTGATATTCCTCAAATCAATCGCATACTCAAAATCAATGTGTTGCGGCAGTCCGAAATGTGCCAGTTTCTCAGGATCTGGTTTGGGATTATGCGGGTGATTTGCAAATCCGGTTTTGTATTCCGTTACATGGAATGTGCCTGAAATGCGACCTTCATTTAATTCCAGCACATTGGTAATACATGGCGGAATTTCAGTGGCTGTGGTCGCCATAATGATGGTCACACCGGATGCCGCCAGCTCGCTCAGTGCGTTGCGCAACACTTCTCTCGAATGCACATCCAATCCGCTGAATGCATTGTCGAGTATTAAAATTTCAGGTTTTTTTAATAGAGATTTTGCTAAAAGCATCCGCCGCGTTTCTCCGTTGGATAGTGTTACAAACGGATGATCAAGCAAATGCGTGATGGATAAAAGCGCAGAAACTTTATCCAGATCTTTATCGCTGACAGTTGGCGGTCCGAGCT
Coding sequences:
- a CDS encoding ATP-binding cassette domain-containing protein → MALVSLLGVAARKYDVTVLSDINWNVELDTHWAVIGPNGSGKTVLLDLIAGKWPVSKGKISYDLKVPLRQAIELVSNDYSFNRIVNAGAEYYQQRFHAYESERAPSVRAILTDQLKPVGTVNDNSVKLGPPTVSDKDLDKVSALLSITHLLDHPFVTLSNGETRRMLLAKSLLKKPEILILDNAFSGLDVHSREVLRNALSELAASGVTIIMATTATEIPPCITNVLELNEGRISGTFHVTEYKTGFANHPHNPKPDPEKLAHFGLPQHIDFEYAIDLRNINVRYHDQPILENVNWKIAKGEKWALSGPNGSGKSTLLSIITADNPQRFANDYDLFDKKRGGTGASIWDIKQKIGHVSPELHLYFPRETSVFKTIASGFFDATGVFFKKLTEQQTERVHEVAALLHVAHLIEKKFSELSKGQQRMVLLARALVKNPPLLILDEPCQGLDADAIAYFKAVVDAICDTPERTLIYVSHYPHEIPSCVTKTLRLDQGKVIV